In Syntrophales bacterium, the genomic window TTTCACCCTTACCCCAGCCCTCTCCCATCAAGGGAGAGGGAGGTTTGTGACTTTTTACGAGTGCATCAGCTTTGAATACGAGAGCTTTGCATAATACCAATATTGTCATTGCGAGCAAAGCGAAGTAATCTCGTAACATATTGACAATTCATAAGATTGCCGCGTCGCTAAAGCTCCTCGCAATGACCAGAATTGCAGTTTTGCAAAGCTCTCAATACCAAGCTTCGTAAACGGGCTTGATACGTTTTTCTGCCGAAGGCGGGAGATTACTTTCTCGGCATGAATCGTTCTTTCCCCTCTTTTGTCCAATTATCCGGTGAAGAAATGCCTCTATCCTATAAAAGTCCTGTCACAATTATAACGAATATATGCGCTAAAGGTTTCTGTAAGTAGTTGTGCAACGTGGAGCACAAAAAAGATGATCTTCTCAAGACATAGTAAAATCACCATAATAATCTTGTGCATGGTTATTCTTTCATTTGTCGTACTCACCCATAAACCCTGCTTCAGCGCAGAACAGGCAGCACAGAATGACTTACGAAAAGCTGCCTCCGTTAAAAATAAACAGTCAAATGATAAGAAAAATCATAAAGTAGTAGTATATTATTTCCATGGCAATTACCGCTGTTTTTCATGCACGCGCATTGAGCAGATGACACTGATAGCCGTTGGAGAGGCATTCGAAACCGAGATTAAAAACGGCTTGCTGGAAATGAAGACAGTAAACGTCGAAAATCAGAAAAACAGACACTTTATCGAAGAGTATCAGTTATATACAAAATCAGTAATTGTTTCTGACCGGGCAGGAGGTAAAGAAGTACGGTGGAAAAACCTCCAGAGGATATGGGAATTGTTCCGCAACGACGAAGTATTTAAAACATATATTCAAAAAGAAATTGCGACATATTTAGAAGGTTGAAAAATGGATTCGTTTTTGATGGGTATGTGGATGGCCCTCTGGTTCGGAATTATGACCTCCATAAGCCCCTGTC contains:
- a CDS encoding nitrophenyl compound nitroreductase subunit ArsF family protein → MVILSFVVLTHKPCFSAEQAAQNDLRKAASVKNKQSNDKKNHKVVVYYFHGNYRCFSCTRIEQMTLIAVGEAFETEIKNGLLEMKTVNVENQKNRHFIEEYQLYTKSVIVSDRAGGKEVRWKNLQRIWELFRNDEVFKTYIQKEIATYLEG